A single window of Sparus aurata chromosome 22, fSpaAur1.1, whole genome shotgun sequence DNA harbors:
- the emc7b gene encoding endoplasmic reticulum membrane protein complex subunit 7 codes for MLHRDRVPLLWLFIQAVLVVAWCFTDMETGPGAGVSTQPNGDRFKIEGRAIVPGVKTQDWVSAARILVEGEEYVGFFRTDGSFAVNDVPSGSYVVEVVSPNYRFEPVRVDITSKGKMRARLVNYIKTSEVIRQQYPLQIRANGPHTYFMKRETWGWTDFLMNPMVMMMVLPLLIIVLLPKVVNTNDPEMRKEIEQSMHMLSPNPELPDVSELVTKFFSGSKGSSKAGGSSKGTRPAAKRR; via the exons ATGTTGCACAGGGACAGAGTACCGCTGTTATGGCTTTTTATTCAGGCTGTGCTCGTCGTGGCGTGGTGTTTCACCGACATGGAAACGGGGCCTGGCGCAGGTGTATCGACACAGCCGAACGGAGATAGGTTCAAAATCGAGGGCAGAGCGATAGTTCCGGGGGTTAAAACACAAGACTGGGTCTCCGCGGCCAGAATCTTAGTGGAAGGTGAAGAATACGTGGGATTTTTCAG AACTGATGGCAGTTTTGCTGTGAATGACGTCCCCTCAGGATCCTATGTTGTGGAAGTTGTTAGCCCTAATTACAGATTTGAGCCAGTACGTGTCGATATCACATCAAAGGGCAAAATGAG GGCGCGTCTTGTGAACTACATCAAGACATCAGAAGTCATCCGTCAACAGTATCCTCTTCAAATCAGGGCGAATGGCCCTCACACCTACTTCATGAAGAGAGAAACCTGGGGCTGGACAGACTTCCTCATGAACCCAATG GTTATGATGATGGTTCTGCCCCTGCTGATCATAGTTCTGCTGCCCAAGGTGGTCAACACAAATGACCCGGAGATGAGAAAG GAAATTGAGCAGTCCATGCACATGCTGAGCCCCAACCCCGAGCTTCCAGACGTCTCCGAGCTCGTCACCAAATTCTTCTCCGGCTCCAAGGGCTCCAGCAAGGCAGGTGGCAGCAGCAAGGGCACGAGGCCGGCTGCCAAGAGGAGGTAG
- the chrm5b gene encoding muscarinic acetylcholine receptor M5b produces the protein MSFDPPNGTFSNTSVELAAPHSLLEAITIATVSAIVSLITIVGNVLVLLSFKVNSQLKTVNNYYLLSLAFADLIIGVLSMNLYTTYILMGYWSLGNLACDLWLAVDYVASNASVMNLLVISFDRYFSITRPLTYRAKRTPKRAAIMIGLAWLVSFVLWAPPILCWQYFVGERKVGPGECQIQFLKVPVITFGTAIAAFYIPVSVMTILYCRIYKETQKRTKDLAELQGLATENVLEGTKPQKTIIHSCFHFTRERRDQSQASWSSSNQSNATKTTTRSDDAWVKADQITSFNSYTSSDEEEHHVSIDTPQGSFKEQGSGQSNKNGQVADYTEDRYFATPQKKNSKKHISYKFKPGSKGKNGNPTIAMPCPPEVEQPAKNASPSSSSTTSKPMDPVLKNQITKRKRNVLVKEKKAAQTLSAILLAFILTWTPYNIMVLISTFCADCIPMSLWHLGYWLCYVNSTINPMCYALCNKTFQKTFRMLLLCQWRRRRRGEDKLYWCGQNQNVNNKMT, from the coding sequence ATGAGTTTCGATCCTCCGAACGGCACTTTTTCCAACACATCAGTCGAGCTGGCTGCTCCCCACAGCCTTCTGGAGGCTATAACCATCGCCACAGTGTCCGCCATCGTCAGCCTGATAACTATTGTTGGTAACGTGCTGGTGTTGCTGTCCTTTAAAGTCAACAGCCAGCTGAAGACTGTGAACAACTACTACCTACTGAGTTTGGCTTTTGCTGATCTCATTATAGGAGTGTTGTCCATGAACTTATACACTACCTACATCCTGATGGGTTACTGGTCCTTGGGAAATCTTGCTTGTGATCTCTGGCTTGCAGTGGATTATGTAGCCAGCAATGCTTCAGTTATGAACTTACTTGTCATCAGCTTCGACAGGTACTTCTCCATCACAAGGCCGCTGACTTACAGGGCTAAAAGGACCCCAAAGAGAGCGGCCATCATGATTGGCCTCGCATGGCTGGTGTCTTTTGTCCTCTGGGCGCCACCCATCCTGTGCTGGCAGTATTTCGTAGGAGAACGAAAAGTGGGTCCCGGCGAGTGCCAGATCCAGTTTTTAAAAGTGCCTGTGATCACATTTGGGACGGCCATTGCTGCTTTCTACATCCCTGTCTCCGTCATGACCATCCTGTACTGTCGGATCTACAAGGAGACACAGAAAAGGACCAAAGATCTGGCAGAGCTGCAAGGGCTCGCAACAGAGAATGTTCTGGAGGGGACTAAACCGCAGAAAACTATCATTCATTCTTGCTTTCATTTcaccagagagaggagagaccaGAGTCAGGCCTCCTGGTCCTCATCGAACCAAAGCAATGCCACTAAAACTACCACAAGATCAGATGACGCATGGGTGAAAGCAGATCAGATAACTTCCTTTAACAGCTACACCTCATCTGATGAGGAGGAGCATCACGTTTCAATAGATACCCCGCAGGGATCTTTCAAAGAGCAAGGTAGCGGACAGAGTAATAAGAACGGGCAGGTGGCAGATTATACGGAAGATCGGTACTTTGCCACTCCTCAAAAGAAGAACAGTAAAAAGCACATTTCGTATAAGTTCAAGCCTGGCTCGAAGGGTAAAAACGGCAATCCTACGATCGCAATGCCATGCCCGCCCGAAGTAGAACAGCCAGCCAAAAAcgcctccccttcctcctcctccaccacctccaaaCCCATGGACCCGGTCCTGAAGAACCAGATCaccaagaggaagaggaacgtgctggtgaaggagaagaaggcGGCCCAGACTCTCAGCGCCATCCTCTTGGCCTTCATCCTCACATGGACGCCCTACAACATCATGGTTCTCATCTCCACTTTCTGTGCCGACTGCATCCCCATGTCCCTGTGGCACCTGGGCTACTGGCTGTGCTACGTCAACAGCACCATCAACCCCATGTGCTACGCCCTCTGCAACAAGACCTTTCAGAAGACCTTCCGCATGCTTCTGCTGTgccagtggaggaggaggcggagaggcGAGGACAAGCTGTACTGGTGTGGACAAAAccaaaatgtcaacaacaaaATGACTTGA